The genome window TGCCCGTCGTCACCACGCCGGTTGAACCGGAGGGGTGAACAGAAGGCCCCGCCAGGCGGATCCGGCTGCGGAACGACCTGCCGCCGTGGTCGGGCACCGGTCGGCGGCATCACCCGCAGCGAGGCGAGCGCCGGGCCCCGTGTCGGACAGGGGCCCGGCGGGGACCCGGGACGGTCCTGGCGAGGCGCGCGCGCCTCGCCGCCGCTCGAAGTGGCTCGAAACAGCGGGTCTTCGAGGTCAGGGGGGCGGAGGCCGGGCGGTGCTCCGCCGTGACCGGTCCTGCCCGAAAGGGACCGCGCCGGGATTCCGGCGCGGTCCCTTTCGGCCGTGCCGGTGAGAGGGCGCTTCGTCAAAAGGTCCGCGCTGTCGAGCGGACGGCCGGTGCCTCACCACGTCAAGCGACGTCATCGCGGGCGAGGGCGGAGGGCGGCCGAAGGACTCGTCCGGCCTTCTCGGACGGTCGTCATCACATCGCGGAGACGGCCACTGGCATGTGCCCGGCTCCTCGGCACTCCACAGGTCCGCAGGGGCGTCGCCCTGTGGACCTCGCGCCGAGTCCGCGCCGGTCAGCCCCAGAACTCCCCCATGGCGAGGGCCGGAAGCCGGTGGGTGTCAGCCGGTACGGAAGTCCTCCGTGACGGCCTCGGGCTGGATATGCCTGGCGAACTCGCGGCGAATGGCCCGCTTGTCCCCCGACTCGATCACCGTGAGCAGTGTCCGGTGCGAGGTGGCGATGTCCGTGAGGCTGCCCAGCCTTCGATGATCGAGAGCCATGAACAGGCGCATCTGGTTCTGCCAGGACGTCCAGATGTCCAGGAGAACCTGGTTCTGGGTGGCGGCGTAGATCGCTCGGTGCACCGCGAGATGCGCGTCGATGCTCTGGGCCGCGTCTTCTGCCTGTGCGGCCTTCTCGAGCGCCTCGACGGCATCGATCAGCGCCTGATGCCCTTCCCCGTGACGGAGTTCGTCGAGTGCCGTGATGGCCGCGTAGGGCTCCAGGACAGTGCGGAGTTGTTCGATCTGGGTCACCGTGTCGGCACTGACTTCCGCGACGTACGAGCCGCGGAATGCCTGGCGCTGGACCAGCCCCTCCTCCTCCAGGCGTTGCAGCGCCTCTCGGAGAGAGCCGCGACTGATCGCCAGCTCCTGCGAGAGCTGGGTCTCCCTCAACGGCGTGCCGGGCGCCAGGGATCCCGACAGGATGACGTCACGGAGAATCGCAATGGCTTGGTCCGCCCTGGTGTGCGCAGGCATTGGCGGCAGTGTGACCATCGCAGTTCCCATCGTAGATTGTAGACATACGGCAACTATACCCGCCGGGTCCGGGCTGGAAGGCCCTACGTCCAGCCAGATACGGGGCCGACGACCCTCTGGCGACATGGATGGTGCGACTGGGTCGAATGAGGGCCACGCCGGGCTGGAGGCCGCCGGAAGACTGGCCGGGCGCGGGGATGTCAGGGCGGGCCCGGGGATGTCAGGGCGGGCCCGGTCGCTGTCCGCCACCGGAGCGCCACCGGCCGCCCGCCGATGAAGTCCCGGCCGTACCAAGACTGTTGGCCAACTCGCCGACGAGGGAAACCTGCGTGCGGAGTGCGACCGTATTCCGGCAGGCGTGACACTCCGGGTGCCGGATACCCGGTCGGTCGCGGCCCGGCGTGGCCTGTCCGCACCGCCCGCGGAATTCGCCGACGGCGTCCGTACGGCCGGGGTGGTCGAAGCGCCGTCCCATGGGAACCCTGGCCGCTGTCCGGATGCCGGAGCCGTGACCGGGGCGAAAGCGGTGGGGGTCCTGGCGTCGCCCGGGGGAACGTCGCCCCCGCCGGCCGCGCCGCTCGACCCGCGGTGCGCGCCCGGCCACCACGGCGAAGCCGTGGATCGCAGAGGCGGCTCCCGCCTCCCCGCCCGTCGCCTCGGGGGGTGACCGGCGGTGGTCGTGCCGGGCGTGAGCGGCACGCGCCATGCGTACCCACGGGCCGAACAGGGGCTCCGCCGGAGTCTTGTCACCCGATCCGTGAACCCCTAGGGTGTAGATTGTTGACAAAGAACGGAGTGGCGCATGCTGCACCTGCGTGTCACGGGCGGGATCGCCGACCACGTCCACAGCGAGCCCATCGAGGCCGCGTGGGAGGCGGTGCGCCAACTCCCCGACCAGGCCGATGTCCACGACTCCAGTCGTACCGGCCGTCGGGAACCTCTCACCGCCCCGGCGGCGTCGGTATGAAGGCCACGCCCTCCGCACACGTACGGAGCCGCTACGAACGTGCTCCGTCGTTCGCCGAGACGTTCACCGGACCGGGCCGACGAAGTCTGCTCCCGGGCGGCTTCGGCCGCTCCACGTTCGCGATCGCACCACGTGTCCCCATGGTCATGAAGGGGAGCGGTCACTGGATCTTCGACGAGGACGGACGTCGCCTCATCGACCTGAACAACAACTTCACCGCGCTCATCCACGGACATGCCCACCCGGAGGTCACCGAAGCGGCTCGGCAAGCCCTCGCGGACGGCGCCTCGTTCGGGTTGCCGACCGCTCATGAACTCGCGCACGCCTCGACGATGCTCGACCGCATCCGCTACATGGACCAGATCCGCTACTGCAACTCCGGTTCGGAGGCCGTGATGCTGGCGGTCCGGGTCGCTCGGGCGGTGACCGGGCGCGACCAGGTCGTCTTCGTGCGCTCCGCCTACCACGGGACGTCCGACGTGGCGCTCGCTCCCGGAGGGGAACGCTCCCGCCGGGGTGTTCCGGAGGGTGTCCTGCGCGACACCCATGACGTAGGAATGAACGATCTCGTCGGGCTGCGCGATGTCTTCGCGGGCCACGGTAGGAACATCTCCTCACTGGTCCTGGACCCCATGCCGAACCGGGTCGGCCTCGTCGCTGCGACGACCGAATTCCTCACGGAGGCCAGGCGCCTCTGCGACGAGGCGGGTGCGTTGCTGGTGGCCGACGAGGTGATCGCCCTGCGTCAGGCCTACGCGGGCGCGGTATGCGCCGCGGGGGTGGTACCCGACCTGCTGACTGTGGGAAAGATCATCGGCGGCGGGCTGCCGATCGGCGCGGTCCTCGGCCGCGAGGAGACCATGTCGAGGCTCGATCCGTTCTCGCCCACGGGGCTGGAGCACGGCGGGACCTTCAGCGGGAACCCGGTCTCCATGGCGGCCGGCGCCGTGGGCATGCGACTGTTCCCCCGCTCGGAGGTCGACCGCCTCAACGGCCTCGGCGACCTCGTCAGGTCGTCACTGGCGGAACGCCTGCCCGTCCACGGATGCGAGGTACGGGGCAGCGGCTCGCTCTTGCGGGTCTTTCCCTCGGAGCCGGGTGCCCTCGGCGGGAAGACCTTTCACACGACGCTGTGGTGGGAGGCGTACGAGCGAGGTCTGCTCCTGACCCAGAACGGACTGGCGTGTCTGTCGACCCCGATGGACGAAGACGTCGCCCACGACATCGTCGACCGGCTGGCGGACGCGGTCGCGGTGACCGCCCGGTCGGCGGCGGACCGCCCGGACAGAACCGGCTGACGAGGGGCGTTCGGCCCCTCACGAATCGGCCGGAACGAGAGAGGAAGCAACGATGTCCGATGCTGTGGACTGGCATGCGGTGATGGGCTTCAGGCCCGTGGTCCGTAAGGGCCCGCTCGTCGCCGTCTCGGGTGTGGGAGGCCGTCGGGACGCCGACGGTGAGTTCGTCGACGGCGACACCTACGCCCAGACGGTCGCGGCCCTGCGGAAGATCGAGCGGAGTCTGGCCTCGGTGGGGGCCGGTGTGCGGCACGTCGTGCACACCCGGGTCTACCTTCGCAACGCCGAGGACTGGCCGCTCGCGGGCCGTGCCCACGGTGAGATGTTCGCCACCGGCGATGTCGCGCTGACCATGGTGGAGGCGAAGCTCGTCGACCCCGAGATGCTCGTCGAACTGGACGTCCTCGCGTGGCTGCCGGAGAGCTGAGGCGCATCGCCCCGCTCCGTCGAGGGTCTCCGCGCCCCCGAGGACCTCGGTGCCGGGCGCCCCGGTTCGGCCACGGAGCCCGGGAGAACACCTGGTCGAGCACGACGTTCACCGGCCGCGGCGGCCCCGCTGCCGACGGCACCCCAGCCCCAGCCATCCAGCCCGACGGAGGACGAAACGCGTGTCGGCATCGAACATCACCAGGGAGTCGGTCCGTGTCCACCTGCGCTGGCGCGACCTGGACGCCTTCGGCCACCTGTACCACGCGACGATGGTCGAGCTTCTCGACGAGGCCCGCGCCGCGTGGATTGCCAGGTTCCTCTCGCCGGAGGCCGGCGACGGTCACGTCATCGCGCGGATCGACGTCTCCTACCTGGCCGAGGTGACCCGCGCCGACAGATGGCTGGAGGTGGGCATCGCCGTCGACCGCATCGGTACCTCCAGCCTCGTGCTCTCGGAGACCGTGCGAAACATCGCCGATGTGGTGGTCGCCAAGTCCCGGACCACGGTGGTGATGTGGGACGCGGCGGAACACGGGGCAAGGGCCCTCTCTCCGGCCGAGCGCGGTGCGCTGGCCGCCGAGGAGGCGTAGCCGTGCGGGGGCGGTCCGTGGCGACGGTCGGCCGCACGTCCGTGGTGAACGCCTCGTGGGGAACACCGTGCGCCGAAAGCGCTCACGTCCTGGTTGTTCCGTGCCACGCGCGGGCCCCTCGGATATCCGGGCCCGGCCGGCGGGACCACCCTTCCGTACCGCGTGGTCGTCCCCGCACGGCGGCGGCCGACGCGCACCGCTCCTGGCGCCCCGGCCGGCGAGTGCCGCTGACATGACCGGCACCGAGTTCGACCACACGTCCTTGGCGACGCGTGCGGCGGGCCCCTGGCTGAGCCGGGTGACCCGGGAGCTGGGAGCCACCGTGGTCATGGGGGAGGAGGTTCCCGGGTTCCGGTACGTCATGTGCCGGGTGGGTCCGTGGGACGGCTGCTCGGGACTGGAGCTGATGGAACCACGCCCCGGTACCGGGCGGAACTTCCTGAGCCGTTTCCTCGACACGCACGGCGAGGGCCCCCACCACCTGACGTTCGTGGTCCCGGCGCTGGAGGAGACGATCCGTGAC of Streptomyces phaeolivaceus contains these proteins:
- a CDS encoding aspartate aminotransferase family protein, whose protein sequence is MKATPSAHVRSRYERAPSFAETFTGPGRRSLLPGGFGRSTFAIAPRVPMVMKGSGHWIFDEDGRRLIDLNNNFTALIHGHAHPEVTEAARQALADGASFGLPTAHELAHASTMLDRIRYMDQIRYCNSGSEAVMLAVRVARAVTGRDQVVFVRSAYHGTSDVALAPGGERSRRGVPEGVLRDTHDVGMNDLVGLRDVFAGHGRNISSLVLDPMPNRVGLVAATTEFLTEARRLCDEAGALLVADEVIALRQAYAGAVCAAGVVPDLLTVGKIIGGGLPIGAVLGREETMSRLDPFSPTGLEHGGTFSGNPVSMAAGAVGMRLFPRSEVDRLNGLGDLVRSSLAERLPVHGCEVRGSGSLLRVFPSEPGALGGKTFHTTLWWEAYERGLLLTQNGLACLSTPMDEDVAHDIVDRLADAVAVTARSAADRPDRTG
- a CDS encoding Rid family hydrolase; this translates as MSDAVDWHAVMGFRPVVRKGPLVAVSGVGGRRDADGEFVDGDTYAQTVAALRKIERSLASVGAGVRHVVHTRVYLRNAEDWPLAGRAHGEMFATGDVALTMVEAKLVDPEMLVELDVLAWLPES
- a CDS encoding GntR family transcriptional regulator, with the translated sequence MPAHTRADQAIAILRDVILSGSLAPGTPLRETQLSQELAISRGSLREALQRLEEEGLVQRQAFRGSYVAEVSADTVTQIEQLRTVLEPYAAITALDELRHGEGHQALIDAVEALEKAAQAEDAAQSIDAHLAVHRAIYAATQNQVLLDIWTSWQNQMRLFMALDHRRLGSLTDIATSHRTLLTVIESGDKRAIRREFARHIQPEAVTEDFRTG
- a CDS encoding acyl-CoA thioesterase; protein product: MSASNITRESVRVHLRWRDLDAFGHLYHATMVELLDEARAAWIARFLSPEAGDGHVIARIDVSYLAEVTRADRWLEVGIAVDRIGTSSLVLSETVRNIADVVVAKSRTTVVMWDAAEHGARALSPAERGALAAEEA